In Nocardia yunnanensis, one DNA window encodes the following:
- a CDS encoding putative T7SS-secreted protein, whose translation MGIGDWLNNVGDAVENAVDEVETKAGSVIDRGAHTVADFAREHGAGGVADAIDEIGDQISNALGGEIVEKELGQTKDKTELIHGEPSAIHDVVGKLKSMSSSIESTGDALRKIDVADWTGKAATAFHTEFDKQPKAWWTAGDAFTKAAAHLDNWYWALETAQAKAQDAIEKWEAADKEEKSKKSTWNALSDKEKKATPLVDTWTSMRDEARAILKNARSQRDNIASQVVSGLQAETQEAPTEPPLSQRLSADFDDLKGVYDYGKLSFGTGLLTSFSSIVQFARSTNITDPYNMSHPAEYASSMADLGTGIITAAADPGAVVDAMLSDARKNPFETGGAITGNIILTIATGGGGSAKVAAETVEEATNAVRLTEVATNVVKDAPGAVPKGVPHVEAPAIPGRGAPAVERPVEPSPGTGKPAGAQPNAVQPEASAPQSPGAGVPKPDTAAPAPAGVPEGGPVAGPHPDGAAPQPHPADTHPGTVEPGSSPGHGDAPAHPDGAAAQPNPSAEPRPVEATHEPSPAGPHADQPGQPGLATDPTGQPGLATDRVPGDGTPGPHQQPENLRAQPEPGGIHPDTDSGGPRSEKPADAVPERSPEPPAGRQPDANAPGTTPEKLEPAAPHNEPPAAVHDPAPEGQPGGPDHDGSRPGEHNGSNPDGNGSQPDHNTPHHDQQPEPAPAKNPTLEDHAGADQHAGDHAREGEAEDTSDLTKKFCTDDPVDIATGAFLLPETDIDLPGVLGLVLRRTHRSNYRFGRWFGPSWSATLDMRLITDSEGVTFVGEDGVLLAFPHAEAGTGVDPIAGGRGWSLTRTESGGYQVRDSKRERVWHFAPEPCLAGLDARLGNLAVSAITDRHNNRIRFHYDSDGVPIAVSHSGGYRIDIDCTAGRITALTVVGDDGTGGETRTRVREFAYDAGHLVAVTNAVGGTLRYTYDDHAQMLSWTDSNGNRMVNTYDEVGRVVHQRGTAGMLDCDLVYDDFLDGTGQFTSVTNSLGAATTHGFDRDLRLRDVLDPIGAHTHFDYNADREPLKVVAPDGAITRYSYTGTGDLARITRPDGSSIEIDYAARQRPAAITEADGAVRRQEWDASGNLTAVTTAGGVRTEYLYHPCGAVAEIRESTGARTIIDIDATGLPVAVTDPSGATTRMERDGFGRPIRVTDVLGAVTRFEWSTAGKLLRRVDADGYSESWTWDGEGNLLTHTNRADLSTSFTYGAFDLLASRTDPDGSITRYQWDTERRLVAVTNPLGHTWSYDYDTAGRLIADTDYNGATTHYTHDTAGRVTGITAANGTTRRLTHDQLGRVSEIAADSGEWLRYCRDAAGRVLTATAGDSENPIHTLEFSYTLSGQLASQRLDDQPAMVFDYDPHGRRNGLTTPSGATTAWRWDYRGQVQGMSTGGRHITFAYDVLGRQTGWQLGEIAVTRTLSEIGRVSEQQVVGFPGSTLTLDPAAASRPDPRDLRRDAFDYRPDGYLAGHAINRQGPLEQRDYTLDPIGRVTALTRNGSLTSAYSYDPLGNILSELPSDSPSFAAVNTPDRQTPEPAFAQRNPGGHRREYHRNLLIRDGRTRYHYDSAGRLIRKVTTRISRKPAIWHYRYNAFDQLIDVRTPDGQSWHYTYDATGRRTTKQRLSPDGSTQDRTVYTWDDTYLIEQATAESTTRWHYQPTARAPIAQTTDQATVDQEFYAIVTDLVGTPTDLFNPDTAELVATATTDLWGTTSWHGSAETPLRFPGQIHDPETGLHYNLHRVYDPATGRYLTGDPLGLAPASNPSTYPFNPTVWSDPLGLMPDCSGVTRDISENSYTISHADSGSGVIADLNENGTLSIMMHNYPDLGSPLRGKQMFDEIMNHFGDRVHEIRGIWVYGDNLGGFNKAVQDGATLVQAARSTWTAQQALRYGFGRIRIDDATPRLDGDFDQVLVTFRR comes from the coding sequence GTGGGGATCGGGGACTGGCTCAATAACGTTGGGGACGCGGTCGAGAACGCCGTCGATGAGGTGGAGACCAAGGCGGGCTCGGTCATCGACCGGGGCGCGCACACGGTCGCGGACTTCGCGCGTGAGCACGGCGCGGGTGGGGTCGCCGATGCGATCGATGAGATCGGCGACCAGATCTCCAACGCGCTCGGTGGAGAGATCGTCGAGAAGGAACTCGGCCAAACCAAGGACAAGACCGAGCTGATCCACGGCGAGCCCTCGGCCATCCACGATGTCGTCGGCAAGCTGAAGTCGATGTCCTCGTCGATCGAGTCGACCGGCGACGCGCTGCGCAAGATCGATGTCGCGGACTGGACCGGCAAGGCCGCCACCGCGTTTCACACCGAGTTCGACAAGCAGCCCAAGGCGTGGTGGACCGCCGGGGACGCATTCACCAAAGCGGCCGCGCACCTGGACAACTGGTACTGGGCGCTCGAGACCGCACAAGCCAAGGCCCAAGACGCGATCGAGAAGTGGGAAGCGGCCGACAAGGAAGAGAAGTCGAAGAAATCGACATGGAATGCCTTGTCGGACAAGGAGAAGAAGGCCACCCCGCTGGTCGATACCTGGACGTCGATGCGTGATGAGGCGCGGGCGATCCTGAAAAACGCTCGCTCTCAACGTGACAACATCGCCTCCCAGGTCGTCTCCGGGTTGCAGGCCGAAACCCAGGAAGCTCCGACCGAGCCGCCGTTGTCGCAGCGATTGAGCGCGGACTTCGACGACCTCAAAGGCGTCTACGACTACGGCAAGCTCAGCTTCGGAACCGGGCTGCTGACTTCGTTCTCGTCGATCGTGCAGTTCGCGCGTTCGACCAACATCACCGACCCGTACAACATGTCGCATCCGGCCGAATACGCCTCGAGCATGGCCGATCTGGGCACCGGGATCATCACCGCAGCCGCCGATCCGGGGGCAGTGGTTGATGCGATGCTTTCGGACGCGCGCAAGAACCCGTTCGAGACCGGCGGCGCGATCACCGGCAACATCATCCTCACCATCGCCACCGGTGGCGGGGGATCCGCGAAGGTCGCCGCGGAAACTGTCGAAGAGGCCACCAACGCCGTTCGCCTCACCGAGGTCGCCACCAATGTCGTCAAGGACGCCCCAGGCGCGGTGCCAAAGGGAGTCCCGCACGTCGAGGCCCCCGCGATCCCCGGTCGCGGGGCACCGGCGGTCGAGCGCCCGGTGGAGCCGTCGCCCGGAACGGGCAAACCAGCCGGGGCGCAACCGAATGCCGTGCAGCCGGAAGCTTCTGCGCCACAGTCGCCGGGTGCGGGTGTGCCGAAGCCGGACACAGCCGCTCCCGCCCCGGCCGGGGTGCCGGAGGGCGGGCCGGTGGCCGGTCCGCATCCCGACGGTGCCGCCCCACAGCCGCATCCGGCCGACACCCACCCTGGCACTGTGGAACCGGGAAGTTCGCCGGGGCATGGTGATGCACCGGCGCATCCCGATGGTGCAGCCGCACAACCCAATCCGTCCGCAGAGCCGCGACCTGTCGAGGCCACTCACGAGCCCTCCCCGGCGGGTCCGCACGCGGACCAACCAGGCCAGCCCGGTCTCGCTACCGACCCGACAGGGCAACCGGGCCTGGCAACCGACCGTGTGCCCGGCGACGGAACGCCAGGGCCGCACCAGCAACCCGAGAACCTGCGCGCCCAGCCCGAACCGGGAGGGATTCACCCAGATACCGATTCTGGCGGCCCGCGCTCCGAAAAGCCCGCAGACGCTGTCCCAGAACGTTCACCCGAACCGCCAGCCGGACGCCAACCGGATGCGAACGCCCCAGGCACCACCCCTGAGAAGCTGGAGCCTGCTGCACCACACAACGAACCGCCCGCTGCAGTGCACGACCCCGCTCCCGAGGGGCAGCCTGGTGGACCGGACCATGATGGTTCCCGCCCAGGCGAGCACAACGGTTCGAACCCCGACGGGAACGGCTCACAACCCGACCACAACACCCCACACCACGACCAACAGCCCGAACCTGCCCCGGCCAAGAACCCGACACTGGAGGACCACGCCGGAGCCGATCAACACGCTGGTGACCACGCGCGCGAAGGTGAGGCCGAAGACACAAGCGATCTGACGAAGAAGTTCTGCACCGACGATCCTGTCGACATCGCCACCGGAGCGTTTCTGCTCCCCGAAACCGATATCGACCTGCCCGGTGTGCTCGGCCTGGTTCTGCGGCGCACTCACCGCTCGAACTATCGGTTCGGCCGCTGGTTCGGTCCTTCCTGGTCGGCGACACTGGACATGCGCCTGATCACCGATTCGGAGGGCGTAACCTTCGTCGGCGAGGACGGCGTGCTGCTGGCCTTTCCACACGCCGAGGCCGGAACCGGGGTCGATCCAATTGCAGGCGGTCGCGGCTGGAGTCTGACTCGTACCGAGTCGGGCGGCTACCAGGTACGCGATTCGAAGCGGGAACGCGTATGGCACTTCGCACCCGAACCCTGCCTCGCCGGCCTGGACGCACGGTTGGGCAACCTCGCCGTGTCCGCGATCACCGACCGCCACAACAACCGCATCCGTTTCCACTACGACAGCGACGGCGTCCCGATCGCGGTGTCGCACTCCGGTGGCTACCGGATCGACATCGATTGCACCGCGGGCCGCATCACCGCTCTGACAGTTGTCGGTGACGACGGCACTGGAGGCGAAACCCGTACGCGAGTACGAGAGTTCGCCTACGACGCTGGGCATCTGGTCGCGGTCACCAACGCTGTGGGTGGCACCCTGCGCTACACCTATGACGACCATGCACAGATGCTGTCGTGGACCGACTCCAATGGCAATCGGATGGTCAACACCTACGACGAGGTCGGACGCGTAGTCCATCAGCGCGGCACCGCCGGCATGCTCGACTGCGACCTGGTTTATGACGATTTCCTCGATGGCACAGGGCAATTCACCAGCGTCACCAACTCGCTCGGCGCAGCGACAACGCACGGATTCGATCGCGACCTTCGCCTGCGCGATGTCCTCGATCCGATCGGCGCACACACCCATTTCGACTACAACGCCGACCGCGAACCACTGAAGGTCGTCGCACCCGACGGGGCGATCACGCGCTACTCCTACACCGGCACAGGTGATCTGGCTCGCATCACCCGCCCGGACGGATCCTCGATAGAGATCGACTACGCCGCGCGCCAGCGACCAGCCGCGATCACCGAAGCAGACGGTGCTGTCCGTCGGCAGGAATGGGACGCTAGCGGCAACCTCACCGCAGTCACCACTGCCGGCGGAGTGCGCACCGAGTACCTCTATCACCCTTGCGGCGCAGTAGCCGAGATCCGCGAATCAACGGGTGCTCGAACGATCATCGATATCGACGCCACAGGTCTGCCCGTCGCCGTCACCGACCCGAGCGGTGCTACGACGCGCATGGAACGCGACGGGTTCGGCCGCCCGATCCGGGTAACCGACGTGTTGGGTGCGGTCACACGGTTCGAATGGTCGACCGCCGGGAAGCTGCTGCGGCGCGTCGACGCCGATGGCTATTCCGAGTCCTGGACCTGGGACGGCGAGGGAAACCTGCTGACCCACACCAACCGCGCCGATCTCAGTACCTCGTTCACCTACGGCGCGTTCGACCTCCTCGCCTCGCGAACCGACCCCGACGGATCAATCACCCGCTACCAGTGGGACACCGAGCGCCGCCTCGTCGCCGTCACCAACCCGCTCGGTCACACCTGGAGCTACGACTACGACACGGCCGGGCGGCTGATCGCCGACACCGACTACAACGGTGCCACAACCCATTACACCCACGACACGGCCGGGCGCGTCACCGGCATCACCGCCGCCAATGGCACAACTCGCCGTCTAACCCACGATCAGCTCGGTCGGGTCAGCGAAATCGCCGCCGACAGCGGCGAATGGCTGCGCTACTGCCGCGACGCTGCTGGTCGAGTCCTTACCGCGACCGCTGGCGACAGCGAAAACCCCATCCACACACTGGAATTCAGTTACACCCTCTCGGGGCAACTGGCCTCTCAGCGGCTCGACGACCAACCGGCCATGGTGTTCGACTACGACCCCCATGGTCGGCGAAACGGCCTGACGACGCCCAGCGGCGCCACCACCGCTTGGCGTTGGGACTACCGCGGCCAGGTTCAAGGTATGTCCACAGGTGGACGCCATATCACCTTCGCCTACGACGTACTGGGCCGGCAGACCGGATGGCAACTCGGCGAAATCGCGGTCACCCGAACGCTCTCCGAGATCGGCCGTGTGAGCGAACAACAGGTCGTAGGATTCCCGGGCTCCACCCTGACCCTGGACCCAGCCGCCGCATCCCGCCCGGACCCGCGAGATCTGCGTCGGGACGCCTTCGACTACCGCCCTGACGGCTACCTCGCCGGCCATGCCATCAACCGACAGGGTCCACTCGAGCAGCGCGATTACACGCTCGATCCGATCGGCCGCGTCACCGCGCTCACCCGCAACGGATCGCTGACCTCGGCATACTCCTACGACCCGCTCGGCAACATCCTCAGCGAATTGCCCAGCGACTCACCTAGCTTCGCAGCCGTCAACACACCGGATCGGCAAACGCCCGAACCTGCGTTCGCGCAGCGGAACCCCGGTGGCCACCGTCGCGAGTACCACCGAAACCTGTTGATCAGAGACGGGCGCACCCGCTACCACTACGACTCCGCAGGCCGCCTCATCCGCAAGGTCACCACCCGGATCTCGCGCAAACCCGCCATCTGGCACTACCGCTACAACGCCTTCGACCAACTCATCGACGTCCGCACCCCCGACGGTCAATCCTGGCACTACACCTACGACGCAACCGGCCGCCGAACCACCAAACAGCGCCTCAGCCCCGACGGCTCCACCCAGGACCGCACCGTCTACACCTGGGACGACACCTACCTGATCGAACAGGCAACCGCCGAATCCACCACCCGCTGGCACTACCAGCCGACTGCCCGCGCACCGATTGCTCAAACCACCGACCAGGCAACGGTCGACCAAGAGTTCTACGCCATCGTCACCGACCTCGTCGGCACGCCAACCGACCTTTTCAACCCCGACACTGCCGAACTCGTCGCCACCGCAACAACCGACCTCTGGGGCACCACATCCTGGCACGGAAGCGCCGAGACACCCCTCCGGTTCCCCGGCCAGATCCACGATCCAGAAACCGGACTGCACTACAACCTGCATCGTGTTTACGACCCGGCTACCGGCAGATATCTCACCGGCGACCCGCTCGGCCTTGCACCTGCTTCCAACCCGTCTACGTACCCCTTCAACCCGACCGTGTGGAGCGATCCACTTGGGCTGATGCCAGATTGTTCAGGCGTAACTCGGGACATAAGCGAGAATAGTTACACCATCTCCCATGCCGACAGCGGTAGTGGTGTAATCGCCGATCTTAACGAAAACGGAACATTGAGCATAATGATGCACAATTATCCGGATCTCGGATCTCCGCTGCGGGGTAAGCAGATGTTCGACGAGATCATGAATCATTTCGGTGATCGGGTTCACGAGATCAGGGGCATCTGGGTCTACGGAGACAATCTGGGTGGATTCAACAAGGCCGTTCAAGATGGAGCAACGCTGGTGCAGGCCGCTCGGAGTACGTGGACGGCTCAGCAGGCTTTACGTTACGGCTTCGGTAGAATACGAATTGACGATGCAACACCGAGGCTAGACGGTGATTTCGATCAAGTTCTCGTGACGTTCCGTAGATAG
- a CDS encoding DUF397 domain-containing protein, translating into MASVDQAGTKWFKSTYSEGGSQCVEVAWLDGGQVGVRDSKNPTGPSLMFTPGAWDAFTASIREGRFKRPV; encoded by the coding sequence GTGGCGAGCGTTGACCAGGCCGGGACGAAGTGGTTCAAGAGCACCTACAGCGAGGGCGGATCGCAGTGCGTCGAGGTGGCGTGGCTCGATGGGGGTCAGGTGGGCGTTCGCGACTCGAAGAACCCGACGGGACCCTCGCTGATGTTCACCCCTGGCGCGTGGGATGCCTTCACGGCCAGCATCCGGGAAGGCCGATTCAAACGCCCGGTCTGA
- a CDS encoding helix-turn-helix domain-containing protein has protein sequence MTSIEDDGPSSTVPRRQLGRFLRERREAAGFIIADAAKLVDLSRAVLQRIETGQIQKVRRQDVEALCRIYDVGEAETRAAVDLATQARVKGWYHAYGGLYSSAFNMYVGLEAAARQLTTYHDQHIPGLLQTADYARAIIAAFPKFSGREDVDRRVEHRMKRQALITRRTSPVALDAILHESVLHRTIGGPKTMAGALRQLAEVSTRPNITIRIHPFKSGLTWGMPHGSFIIAQFGRAPKGEPLEPPVVYIEGGPAPDVYLEKPDEILVYSELAAAIRGTCLDEVESRNLLRQVAKEFERGER, from the coding sequence TTGACCAGCATCGAAGACGACGGCCCCTCATCGACCGTGCCCCGTCGCCAGCTCGGGCGCTTCCTGCGCGAACGCCGTGAAGCGGCCGGATTCATCATCGCCGACGCCGCCAAGTTGGTCGACTTGTCACGAGCTGTGCTGCAGCGCATCGAAACCGGCCAGATTCAGAAGGTCCGCCGACAGGACGTGGAAGCACTCTGCAGGATCTACGACGTCGGGGAAGCCGAGACTCGTGCCGCGGTCGATCTCGCGACGCAGGCGCGAGTCAAGGGCTGGTACCACGCCTACGGTGGCCTCTACAGCAGCGCCTTCAACATGTACGTCGGCCTCGAAGCCGCGGCTCGCCAGCTGACCACCTACCACGATCAGCACATTCCCGGACTGCTGCAGACCGCCGACTACGCGAGGGCGATCATCGCGGCGTTCCCCAAGTTCTCCGGTCGTGAGGACGTCGACCGACGCGTCGAACACCGGATGAAGCGGCAAGCGCTCATCACCCGCCGAACGAGCCCTGTGGCGTTGGACGCGATACTGCACGAGTCGGTGCTGCACCGAACGATCGGCGGTCCCAAAACGATGGCAGGCGCGCTTCGTCAGCTGGCCGAGGTGTCTACTCGGCCCAACATCACGATCCGAATCCACCCGTTCAAATCGGGTCTCACGTGGGGAATGCCGCACGGCTCCTTCATCATTGCGCAGTTCGGGCGTGCTCCCAAAGGAGAACCGCTCGAACCGCCAGTGGTGTACATCGAGGGCGGACCGGCTCCGGACGTCTACCTCGAGAAGCCGGACGAAATCCTGGTCTACAGCGAGCTCGCTGCAGCGATTCGGGGTACATGTCTAGATGAAGTGGAAAGCAGAAACCTGCTTCGGCAGGTAGCGAAGGAGTTCGAGCGTGGCGAGCGTTGA
- a CDS encoding DNA-directed RNA polymerase subunit beta yields the protein MLKPGGHLVLKADTAVVGFTMPVELGSLVKAEMSAREIPWGPIVAHVRARRWTFLLESDIRWDTGVSLDAEMMRSNVTVVRTGGEIALPSPAPSSIQRGWVVEPHDSHLPSAASVLEVTRHCASLLDQHHRFQPTAGQIPASDVIEPVVPHQPEAVQRQGDSSCSR from the coding sequence ATGCTGAAACCCGGTGGCCACCTTGTCCTCAAAGCAGATACAGCAGTCGTCGGCTTTACCATGCCCGTAGAACTGGGCAGCCTGGTGAAAGCCGAGATGTCGGCCAGAGAAATCCCGTGGGGGCCAATCGTCGCGCACGTACGTGCGAGGCGATGGACGTTTCTCCTCGAGTCGGACATCCGTTGGGACACAGGGGTTTCGCTGGATGCGGAAATGATGCGGTCGAACGTGACGGTGGTACGCACCGGCGGTGAAATCGCGTTGCCGTCACCAGCACCGAGCTCGATCCAACGCGGGTGGGTCGTCGAACCGCACGATTCGCATCTGCCGTCCGCTGCGTCCGTGCTCGAAGTCACCCGCCATTGTGCGAGCCTTCTCGACCAGCATCACCGCTTTCAACCCACCGCCGGGCAGATTCCTGCATCCGACGTGATCGAGCCCGTTGTCCCTCATCAGCCCGAAGCTGTACAGCGGCAGGGAGATTCATCGTGTTCTCGGTAA
- a CDS encoding helix-turn-helix domain-containing protein: MDADDEIWLSSEEVARRLKIPQKTLAVWASGHRGPRFAHIGRFRRYNLDDLLAWEEEQLEHGGGSNICSRNPPPHGRKGR; the protein is encoded by the coding sequence ATGGACGCCGATGACGAAATCTGGCTCAGCAGTGAGGAAGTCGCCCGGCGTCTGAAGATCCCGCAGAAGACCCTTGCGGTCTGGGCCTCTGGACATCGAGGCCCGCGGTTTGCCCATATCGGGCGGTTCCGCCGCTACAACCTCGACGACCTTCTCGCGTGGGAGGAAGAACAGCTCGAACACGGCGGCGGATCGAACATCTGCTCTCGCAATCCCCCACCCCACGGCAGAAAAGGACGTTGA
- a CDS encoding tyrosine-type recombinase/integrase, translating to MARQSLPIGTYGRITAKEQANGSFRAVTRFRDSDGITRTVQKFGPTKGVAEDNLRNALKERTGDRGRLINRDTKLSELADLWLAEKAMQEGVTQQTLDLYKSEIEVSEDCRARKGTVKIKSALGGLRVWEATTSRIDAHLKRIMLNGHREKARRQRVILSEMMGMAVRHDAIGQNPVREVADLPRKRQKPRAADLATLTELRAQLKLWAAGEQVGDVPAHTGGPKRNRRVLDVADVELGTGPRPGEALALRWSDVDLESTPPRLTFSGTIIRLKGKKEDGKGLIRQKWTKTDSGYRTVVIPPFVVETLKRVKEETEENDLDLVFPSRDGGIWDPHNFNRLWRQARDTKFVWVTPKTFRKTVASMIAEEYGPQAAAQQLGHANDSVTKRHYIDQPTAAPDFTTTLDRLAG from the coding sequence ATGGCCAGACAATCGCTCCCGATCGGAACCTATGGTCGGATCACCGCCAAGGAGCAGGCGAACGGCAGTTTCCGCGCGGTCACCCGATTTCGCGACAGCGACGGGATCACCCGCACGGTGCAGAAGTTCGGCCCCACCAAGGGCGTAGCCGAGGATAACCTCCGGAACGCGCTCAAGGAGCGCACCGGTGATCGCGGACGACTGATCAACCGGGACACCAAGCTGTCGGAGCTGGCCGACCTGTGGCTTGCCGAGAAGGCGATGCAGGAGGGCGTGACTCAGCAGACTCTCGACCTGTATAAGTCGGAGATCGAGGTCTCCGAGGACTGCCGGGCACGGAAGGGCACGGTCAAGATCAAGTCTGCGCTGGGCGGCCTCCGAGTCTGGGAGGCGACCACCTCACGCATCGACGCCCATCTCAAGCGGATCATGCTCAACGGCCACCGTGAGAAAGCTCGGCGGCAGCGGGTCATTCTGTCCGAGATGATGGGCATGGCCGTGCGCCATGACGCCATCGGCCAGAATCCCGTCCGCGAAGTGGCCGACCTCCCTCGCAAACGTCAGAAACCACGTGCCGCCGATCTGGCGACGCTCACAGAGTTGCGGGCCCAGCTGAAGCTGTGGGCCGCGGGCGAACAGGTCGGCGACGTCCCCGCCCACACCGGCGGACCCAAGCGCAACCGGCGCGTGCTGGATGTGGCCGATGTGGAGCTCGGCACCGGCCCCCGCCCCGGCGAGGCGCTGGCGCTGCGCTGGTCCGATGTGGACCTCGAGTCGACTCCGCCACGACTGACGTTCAGCGGCACCATCATTCGGCTGAAGGGCAAGAAGGAGGACGGCAAGGGATTGATCCGCCAGAAGTGGACGAAGACCGACTCCGGCTATCGGACGGTCGTCATCCCGCCGTTCGTCGTCGAGACACTGAAGCGAGTCAAGGAGGAGACCGAGGAGAACGACCTCGACCTGGTCTTTCCCAGCCGTGACGGTGGAATCTGGGATCCGCACAACTTCAACCGGCTGTGGCGGCAGGCCCGTGACACCAAGTTCGTATGGGTCACGCCGAAGACGTTCCGAAAGACCGTCGCATCGATGATCGCCGAGGAATACGGACCGCAGGCCGCCGCTCAGCAGTTGGGCCACGCGAACGACTCCGTGACCAAGCGCCACTACATCGATCAGCCCACTGCGGCACCCGATTTCACGACAACGCTGGATCGCCTCGCAGGCTGA
- the dnaG gene encoding DNA primase, translating into MAGRIPDRDIAAIRERVRIEDVVGEYVALRRAGADSMKGLCPFHDEKSPSFHVRPNHGVFHCFGCGEGGDAFAFLQKIEHVGFVEAVEQLADRIGYKITYEGGGTSVQRDRGTRARLVAANAAAHEFYVSQLGEPQAEAARKYLTDRNFDHNAARQFGCGYAPSGWDSLTKHLLRKGFDFKELEAAGLSKQGQRGPMDRFHRRLLWPIRNLGGEVIGFGARRLYDDDTMTAKYINTSETLLYKKSQVLFGLDHAKREIAKGHQAVVVEGYTDVMAMHLAGVKTAVASCGTAFGDEHLAILRRLLMDDNFWRGEIIYTFDGDAAGQAAALKAFSGDQKLAGQTYIAIAPDGLDPCELRQRNGDGAVRDLVARRVPLYEFVVRGLLAEHNLDSPEGQVEALRRAVPVVSQIKDFALRKAYATKLAGWVGWDDIQQVVRRVGDEARKTARGGNVKPGIPERQARQEVSPPPAARPNPHDPTLLPQRQTLAAVLQYPAYAGPVFDSLEPEAFTHPAYVAVQTAITEAGGTAAGLNGAEWVAAVADNTDDLTLRALVSELAAEPLPVKSADDMPRFVTGVLARTQEAWVGRQIAELKSKLQRISSTEQSDSYMALFGDLVALEQYRKSLLTQAMGNSDDFAGV; encoded by the coding sequence GTGGCTGGCCGTATTCCGGACCGCGATATCGCGGCGATTCGTGAACGTGTCCGGATCGAGGATGTCGTGGGTGAGTATGTCGCCCTGCGGCGTGCCGGCGCCGACTCGATGAAGGGGTTGTGCCCTTTTCACGACGAGAAGTCGCCGTCCTTTCATGTGCGGCCCAATCACGGCGTGTTCCACTGCTTCGGCTGCGGTGAGGGCGGCGACGCATTCGCCTTCCTGCAGAAGATCGAGCACGTCGGGTTCGTCGAGGCCGTCGAGCAGCTGGCCGACCGCATCGGCTACAAGATCACCTACGAGGGCGGCGGCACCTCGGTCCAGCGCGACCGCGGCACCCGCGCCCGCCTGGTCGCCGCCAACGCCGCCGCGCACGAGTTCTACGTCTCGCAGCTCGGCGAGCCGCAGGCCGAGGCGGCCCGCAAATACCTCACCGACCGCAACTTCGACCACAACGCGGCCCGCCAGTTCGGCTGCGGCTACGCCCCCAGCGGCTGGGACAGCCTCACGAAACACCTGCTGCGCAAGGGTTTCGACTTCAAGGAGCTGGAGGCCGCGGGCCTGTCCAAGCAGGGCCAGCGCGGCCCCATGGACCGCTTCCACCGCCGCCTGCTGTGGCCCATCCGCAATCTCGGCGGCGAGGTCATCGGCTTCGGCGCGCGGCGGCTCTACGACGACGACACCATGACCGCCAAGTACATCAACACCTCGGAAACGTTGCTGTACAAGAAGTCTCAGGTGCTCTTCGGCCTCGATCACGCCAAGCGCGAGATCGCCAAGGGGCATCAGGCGGTCGTCGTCGAGGGCTACACCGACGTCATGGCCATGCATCTCGCGGGCGTGAAGACCGCGGTCGCCTCCTGCGGCACCGCCTTCGGTGACGAACACCTCGCGATCCTGCGCCGGCTGCTCATGGACGACAACTTCTGGCGCGGCGAGATCATCTACACCTTCGACGGCGACGCCGCCGGCCAGGCCGCCGCCCTGAAGGCCTTCTCCGGCGACCAGAAGCTCGCCGGCCAGACCTACATCGCCATCGCCCCCGACGGCCTCGACCCGTGCGAGCTGCGCCAGCGCAACGGCGACGGCGCCGTCCGCGACCTGGTCGCCCGCCGAGTCCCGTTGTACGAGTTCGTGGTTCGCGGCCTGCTCGCCGAACACAACCTCGATTCCCCCGAGGGCCAGGTCGAGGCCCTGCGCCGCGCCGTCCCCGTGGTGTCCCAGATCAAGGACTTCGCCCTGCGCAAGGCCTATGCCACCAAACTCGCCGGCTGGGTCGGCTGGGACGACATCCAGCAGGTCGTCCGCCGCGTCGGCGACGAGGCCCGCAAGACCGCCCGCGGCGGCAACGTCAAACCCGGCATCCCCGAACGCCAAGCCCGCCAAGAGGTTTCACCTCCCCCGGCGGCCCGTCCCAACCCCCACGACCCGACCTTGCTCCCGCAACGCCAAACCCTGGCCGCGGTCCTGCAATACCCCGCCTACGCCGGCCCCGTCTTCGACTCCCTCGAACCGGAAGCCTTCACCCACCCCGCCTACGTCGCCGTCCAGACCGCGATCACCGAAGCCGGCGGCACCGCCGCGGGCCTCAACGGCGCCGAATGGGTCGCCGCGGTCGCCGACAACACCGACGACCTCACCCTGCGCGCCCTGGTCTCCGAACTGGCCGCCGAACCGCTACCGGTGAAATCCGCCGACGACATGCCCCGCTTCGTCACCGGCGTGCTGGCCCGCACCCAGGAGGCGTGGGTGGGCCGCCAGATCGCCGAGTTGAAATCCAAACTCCAGCGCATCTCGTCCACTGAGCAATCCGACTCGTACATGGCCTTGTTCGGCGACCTGGTCGCCCTCGAGCAGTACCGAAAGAGCCTGCTCACCCAGGCCATGGGCAATTCCGACGACTTCGCCGGCGTCTGA